Proteins co-encoded in one Opitutus terrae PB90-1 genomic window:
- a CDS encoding MbtH family protein, with protein MSAESENDSTRYHVVLNDEEQYSIWPVDLPIPGGWRHDGTTGTKPECLAHIKAVWTDMTPASLRRARNAATP; from the coding sequence ATGTCCGCAGAATCGGAGAACGACTCCACCCGTTACCACGTCGTGTTGAACGATGAGGAGCAGTATTCAATCTGGCCCGTCGATCTGCCGATTCCCGGCGGTTGGCGGCACGACGGCACAACGGGGACGAAGCCGGAGTGCCTCGCCCACATCAAGGCGGTGTGGACCGACATGACGCCGGCCAGCTTGCGCCGGGCGCGCAACGCCGCGACGCCGTGA
- a CDS encoding type I polyketide synthase — MNLPSSSASVPSTLVALLRGRAQHQPDRRAYLFLADGETEEASFTYAELDRRARAIAARLQTITACGDRALLLYPPGLEFLAAFFGCLYAGVIAVPSYPPKRNRPDRRLQAIAADAGATVVLTNAEVADDLEARLTHSPELRAWQWLATDRIPTDEAAGWRDPQVRGDDLAFLQYTSGSTSTPKGVMVSHGNLLHTLDDLDRGWDHTPDSVMVTWLPIFHDLGLIYGALIPLFKGFFCVMLPPPAFLQRPVRWLEAISRYRATHSAAPNFAYDLCVAGTTPEQRARFDLRSWRMSLNAAEPVRAETLAAFNAAFAPCGLSPLTVTPGFGLAEATLKVSALPCAEPTRIVHVRSDELAQHRVVLGGPGTDGVQPIVGCGWRGRTDNRYLIVDPVTCEPCAEDHVGEIWFAGASVALGYWKRPAETAETFQARLANGDGPFLRTGDLGFVRGEELFVTGRVKDLIIIRGLNHYPQDIELTVEKGHPALRPACGAAFSVEIDGHETLVIAQEVERTYLRKLNVDEVVAAIRKAVAEQHDLQVSAIALLRTNSVPKTSSGKIMRRACRQQYLAGELELVGEWRSPVSSAPPFDATAAAARGSVEQALVVTWLVEQLAQRLQLDPKQIDAGEPFSRYGLDSMTAVELSGELERWMGRRLPPTLIYDYPSIQALASHLVALVDEPDAGTKPATEKSDPTGGAADELNPIAVVGMGCRFPGAESTAEFWTLLRDGREAITRVPPGRWDPATADAPEWGGFLPDVEAFDAEFFGIAPREADLMDPQQRILLEVAYAALEDAGIVPRSLAGSRTGVFVGISTNDYGRLLARVAAGTDAHAGTGNALSIAANRISYLLDLRGPSLVLDTACSSSLVAVHHAVRSLRAGESTLALVGGVNLILAPELTTTFARAGMLAPDGRCKTFDAAANGYVRGEGCGVLVLKRLRDAERDGDRVLAVIRGSAINQDGRSNGLTAPNGPAQQAVVRAALRDAAIPASALSYVEAHGTGTSLGDPIEVNALRDVLLEQRDPQAPCWIGSVKTNIGHLEAAAGIAGLIKVVLALQHRTLPPHLHLRAVNPLIQLANTPISIPTVPTPWPGLVRVAGVSSFGFGGTNAHVIVSEPRVPRPADNPPAPRRAEHALVLSARTAPALRALAASYVARIAEARSGEEWTDLCHAAATQRGHFAHRLAVNADRAHLLAGFSQGAAASGVWQGEAGEPPRLALWFPSEADQRAELVGELYASLPVFRAAVDECRAELASRTSWDLTSAFNSPSSAIPVELSGAVAFAVGYALHRAWRAWGVEPVAVSGAGAGEIAAAVAAGVLSRSEAIALLFGDAIPPKAAAGAVGGNGRASKPPALISAETGAAIGAEARQREFWLAPLKPPFRSRIAADALHAAGVVLSIDLGSADEAARATGDVWLPALRKDGRGWQAMLDAAAQAFVRGVPIRWQEVDRGFAFARVELPHYPFQRQRHWFDPTPAVADVDELARLAVQLAIEPELSPSERAAAPAVIAALLRAHHRSGDPLAGYTYEVRWPAEPLGVPAAPAAGRWLVLGPAPQELESIFDANGQTLERAEAFRSGDWRGALFWAGDEPGESEAARLLRAMQTANVPLWIATRGAVATSADDARVRLDHAPLWGMGKVYALEHPERWGALIDLPADPTAVDLASLVAELLGHPAGEDQVAWRGGVRHVARLEPAPLPPVSPLPVLRADAAYWVTGGTGALGLQVAQWLVARGARRLVLTARRSPGVTALARIADLEKAGVTVRCLAADVAVEQDVRRVLAQVGAELGPVRGIVHAAGVVSRVSIAELTPEALADVLRPKLGGARALDAATAGHELDFFVLFSSIAALWGAKGQAHYAAANAALDALAQQRRATGRPALSVGWGPWSGGGMAGPEEQALLARYGVSPLDPAVALAALDRALGGTRAQVAVARVDWAVFKEFFELHGAKPFLALVGGRREPAAAGRLEAELAALATAAPEQRRGGMEAFLQQQVAAVLGFKDGRLPEVRQGFFALGMDSMMAVDLGRRLSQACGRTLSSTLVFDHASIHLLAAHLVETLFGADGRIAAPAAPTAAAETAGAATAAEETDVETALAQRLEKLESLIRST, encoded by the coding sequence ATGAATTTACCCAGCTCCTCCGCTTCGGTGCCGTCGACCCTTGTCGCGCTGTTACGCGGCCGCGCGCAGCACCAGCCCGACCGCCGCGCCTACCTTTTCCTGGCGGATGGCGAAACCGAGGAGGCCAGTTTCACCTATGCCGAGCTCGACCGGCGCGCGCGCGCGATCGCGGCGCGGCTGCAGACGATCACGGCGTGCGGCGATCGCGCGCTGCTGCTGTACCCGCCCGGGCTGGAGTTTCTCGCGGCGTTCTTTGGCTGCCTCTATGCCGGCGTGATCGCGGTGCCGAGCTATCCGCCGAAACGCAACCGCCCGGATCGCCGGCTGCAGGCGATCGCGGCCGATGCCGGCGCGACGGTGGTGCTCACCAACGCCGAGGTGGCCGACGACCTGGAAGCGCGGCTCACGCATTCGCCCGAGCTGCGCGCGTGGCAATGGCTGGCGACTGACCGGATTCCGACCGACGAGGCGGCCGGCTGGCGCGATCCGCAGGTGCGCGGGGACGACCTCGCGTTTCTCCAGTATACGTCGGGCTCCACGTCGACGCCGAAGGGCGTGATGGTGTCGCACGGCAACCTGCTCCACACGCTCGATGATCTCGACCGCGGCTGGGATCACACGCCCGACAGCGTGATGGTCACCTGGCTGCCGATCTTTCACGACCTCGGGCTGATTTACGGCGCGCTGATTCCGCTGTTCAAGGGGTTCTTCTGCGTGATGCTGCCGCCACCGGCGTTCCTGCAGCGACCGGTGCGCTGGCTCGAGGCGATCAGCCGCTACCGGGCCACGCACAGCGCGGCGCCGAACTTTGCCTACGACCTGTGCGTCGCCGGTACGACGCCCGAGCAGCGGGCCCGCTTCGATCTGCGCTCGTGGCGGATGTCACTCAACGCCGCCGAGCCGGTGCGCGCGGAGACGCTCGCGGCGTTCAACGCGGCGTTCGCGCCGTGCGGTCTCTCGCCCCTCACCGTCACGCCCGGTTTCGGGCTGGCCGAGGCGACGCTGAAGGTCTCGGCGCTTCCCTGCGCCGAGCCGACGCGGATCGTACACGTGCGCAGCGACGAGCTGGCGCAGCACCGCGTGGTCCTTGGCGGGCCCGGCACCGACGGCGTGCAGCCGATCGTCGGCTGCGGCTGGCGGGGACGGACCGATAACCGCTACCTGATCGTTGATCCGGTGACGTGCGAGCCCTGCGCCGAGGACCACGTGGGCGAAATTTGGTTCGCCGGCGCGTCGGTCGCGCTCGGGTATTGGAAGCGCCCCGCCGAAACCGCCGAGACGTTTCAGGCACGGCTCGCGAACGGCGATGGGCCGTTTCTGCGGACGGGCGATCTCGGCTTCGTGCGCGGCGAGGAGCTGTTCGTCACCGGCCGCGTGAAGGACCTGATCATCATTCGCGGGCTGAACCACTATCCGCAGGACATCGAGCTCACCGTCGAGAAAGGCCACCCGGCGCTGCGGCCCGCGTGCGGCGCGGCGTTCTCGGTGGAGATCGACGGGCACGAAACGCTTGTGATCGCGCAGGAGGTGGAGCGGACGTATTTGCGCAAGCTCAACGTCGACGAGGTCGTTGCCGCGATCCGCAAGGCCGTCGCGGAGCAGCACGACCTGCAGGTCAGCGCGATCGCGCTGCTGCGGACGAATTCGGTACCGAAGACGTCATCGGGCAAGATCATGCGCCGCGCCTGCCGGCAGCAGTATCTCGCCGGCGAACTCGAGCTCGTCGGCGAGTGGCGCTCGCCGGTCTCGAGCGCGCCACCGTTCGACGCGACCGCGGCGGCGGCGCGCGGCTCGGTCGAGCAGGCGCTGGTGGTCACCTGGCTCGTCGAACAGCTCGCTCAGCGGCTGCAGCTCGATCCGAAGCAGATCGATGCCGGCGAGCCGTTCTCGCGCTACGGGCTGGACTCGATGACCGCGGTGGAACTGTCCGGCGAACTCGAACGCTGGATGGGTCGCCGGCTGCCGCCGACGCTGATCTACGATTACCCGAGCATCCAGGCGCTCGCGAGTCACCTCGTCGCGCTGGTCGACGAACCCGACGCGGGCACGAAACCGGCGACAGAAAAGTCTGACCCGACCGGCGGCGCGGCCGATGAACTCAACCCGATCGCCGTCGTCGGGATGGGCTGTCGGTTCCCCGGCGCGGAATCGACCGCGGAGTTCTGGACGCTGCTGCGCGACGGGCGCGAGGCGATCACGCGTGTGCCGCCCGGTCGCTGGGATCCCGCGACGGCCGATGCGCCCGAGTGGGGCGGTTTTCTGCCGGACGTGGAGGCGTTTGATGCCGAGTTCTTCGGCATCGCCCCGCGCGAGGCGGACCTGATGGACCCGCAGCAGCGGATCCTGCTCGAAGTCGCCTACGCCGCGCTGGAGGACGCCGGCATCGTGCCCCGCTCGCTCGCCGGCTCGCGCACCGGCGTGTTCGTCGGCATCAGCACCAACGACTACGGCCGGTTGCTCGCGCGCGTGGCCGCCGGCACGGACGCACACGCCGGGACCGGAAACGCGCTGAGCATTGCGGCCAATCGCATTTCCTACCTGCTCGATCTTCGCGGCCCGAGCCTCGTGCTCGACACCGCGTGCTCGTCCTCGCTGGTCGCCGTGCACCACGCGGTGCGCAGCCTCCGCGCCGGCGAGTCGACGCTCGCGCTCGTCGGCGGCGTCAATCTCATCCTCGCGCCCGAGCTGACCACCACCTTTGCGCGCGCCGGCATGCTCGCGCCGGATGGACGCTGCAAGACCTTCGATGCCGCGGCGAACGGCTACGTGCGCGGCGAAGGCTGTGGCGTGCTCGTGCTCAAGCGGCTGCGCGACGCGGAACGCGACGGCGACCGGGTGCTCGCGGTGATTCGCGGCAGCGCGATCAATCAGGACGGCCGCAGCAACGGACTCACCGCGCCCAACGGCCCCGCGCAGCAGGCGGTGGTGCGCGCGGCGTTGCGCGACGCGGCGATCCCCGCGTCGGCGCTGAGTTACGTCGAGGCGCACGGGACGGGCACGTCGCTCGGCGATCCCATTGAGGTGAACGCGCTGCGCGACGTCTTGCTCGAGCAGCGCGATCCGCAGGCGCCGTGCTGGATCGGCTCGGTCAAGACCAACATCGGCCACCTCGAAGCGGCGGCCGGGATCGCCGGTCTGATCAAGGTCGTGCTCGCGCTGCAACACCGCACGCTGCCGCCGCACCTGCACCTGCGCGCCGTCAATCCGCTGATCCAGCTGGCGAATACACCCATTTCGATCCCGACCGTGCCCACGCCGTGGCCCGGCCTGGTGCGGGTGGCAGGCGTCAGCTCGTTCGGTTTTGGGGGCACCAACGCGCACGTGATCGTGAGCGAACCCAGGGTGCCTCGGCCGGCGGACAATCCGCCGGCGCCACGGCGCGCGGAGCACGCGCTGGTGCTGTCGGCGCGGACTGCGCCGGCGTTGCGGGCGCTCGCCGCCAGCTATGTGGCCCGGATCGCCGAGGCACGCAGCGGCGAAGAATGGACGGATCTCTGTCATGCGGCGGCGACCCAGCGCGGGCACTTCGCGCACCGGCTGGCGGTGAACGCCGACCGCGCGCACCTGCTCGCGGGTTTCTCGCAGGGAGCGGCCGCATCCGGTGTCTGGCAGGGCGAGGCCGGTGAGCCGCCGCGACTCGCCTTGTGGTTTCCGAGTGAGGCAGATCAGCGTGCCGAACTCGTCGGGGAGCTGTATGCGTCGCTGCCGGTGTTCCGTGCGGCGGTGGACGAATGTCGCGCGGAGCTGGCGAGCCGCACCAGCTGGGACCTGACCTCGGCGTTCAACTCGCCGTCGTCGGCGATTCCCGTGGAGCTGTCGGGCGCGGTGGCGTTTGCGGTCGGCTACGCCCTGCATCGCGCCTGGCGCGCGTGGGGCGTGGAGCCGGTGGCGGTCTCCGGTGCCGGCGCCGGAGAGATCGCCGCGGCTGTGGCCGCAGGTGTGCTGTCGCGCAGCGAGGCGATCGCGCTGCTGTTCGGCGACGCGATTCCGCCAAAAGCGGCGGCGGGTGCGGTCGGCGGAAACGGCCGGGCGTCGAAACCTCCGGCGCTGATTTCCGCCGAGACCGGCGCGGCCATCGGCGCCGAGGCGCGGCAGCGGGAATTCTGGCTGGCGCCGCTGAAACCGCCCTTCCGGTCGCGGATCGCCGCCGACGCCTTGCACGCCGCCGGCGTTGTGCTGAGCATTGATCTGGGGTCGGCAGACGAGGCCGCGCGAGCGACGGGCGACGTGTGGCTGCCCGCGCTTCGGAAGGATGGGCGTGGCTGGCAGGCGATGCTCGACGCGGCCGCGCAAGCGTTTGTGCGCGGCGTGCCAATCCGCTGGCAGGAAGTCGACCGCGGATTCGCGTTCGCGCGCGTCGAGCTTCCACACTATCCCTTCCAGCGGCAGCGGCACTGGTTCGACCCGACGCCCGCTGTCGCCGACGTGGACGAGCTCGCGCGGCTGGCGGTCCAGCTGGCGATCGAGCCGGAGCTGTCTCCGAGTGAGCGGGCGGCTGCGCCCGCGGTGATCGCGGCCTTGCTGCGCGCGCACCACCGTAGCGGCGATCCGCTCGCCGGCTATACGTACGAGGTGCGCTGGCCGGCGGAGCCGCTTGGCGTGCCGGCCGCGCCGGCTGCTGGACGCTGGCTGGTGCTTGGTCCCGCACCGCAGGAACTCGAATCGATCTTTGACGCGAACGGCCAGACGCTCGAACGCGCGGAGGCGTTTCGCTCCGGCGATTGGCGCGGAGCGCTGTTCTGGGCGGGCGACGAACCCGGCGAGTCTGAGGCGGCGCGGCTGCTGCGCGCGATGCAGACCGCGAACGTGCCGCTGTGGATCGCCACCCGCGGCGCGGTGGCGACGAGCGCGGACGACGCCCGGGTGCGGCTCGATCACGCGCCGCTGTGGGGCATGGGCAAGGTGTACGCGCTCGAACATCCGGAGCGCTGGGGAGCGCTGATCGATCTGCCCGCCGACCCGACGGCAGTGGATCTCGCGAGTCTCGTCGCGGAATTGCTGGGACATCCGGCCGGCGAGGACCAGGTCGCGTGGCGCGGGGGAGTGCGTCACGTCGCGCGACTCGAACCGGCACCGCTGCCGCCGGTAAGTCCGCTGCCGGTCCTGCGCGCGGACGCGGCGTATTGGGTGACCGGCGGAACCGGCGCGCTCGGCTTGCAGGTGGCGCAATGGCTCGTGGCCCGCGGGGCACGACGGCTGGTGCTGACGGCGCGACGGAGCCCGGGCGTGACGGCGCTGGCACGGATCGCGGATCTGGAGAAAGCGGGCGTGACCGTCCGGTGCCTGGCGGCCGACGTCGCCGTCGAGCAGGACGTCCGTCGCGTGCTTGCGCAGGTGGGCGCCGAGCTCGGACCGGTCCGCGGCATCGTGCATGCGGCCGGCGTCGTGAGCCGGGTGTCGATCGCGGAGCTGACGCCCGAGGCGTTGGCCGACGTGTTGCGGCCGAAACTCGGTGGAGCACGCGCGCTGGACGCGGCAACCGCGGGGCATGAGCTGGATTTCTTCGTGCTGTTTTCGTCGATCGCCGCGCTCTGGGGCGCGAAGGGCCAGGCGCATTACGCCGCCGCGAACGCCGCGCTCGACGCGCTCGCGCAGCAGCGGCGCGCCACCGGACGTCCGGCGCTCAGCGTCGGCTGGGGGCCGTGGAGTGGCGGAGGCATGGCCGGGCCGGAGGAGCAGGCGCTGCTTGCGCGCTACGGCGTGAGCCCGCTCGATCCCGCAGTGGCACTCGCCGCGCTCGATCGTGCGCTGGGCGGGACGCGGGCGCAGGTCGCGGTGGCGCGCGTCGACTGGGCCGTGTTCAAGGAGTTCTTCGAACTGCACGGCGCGAAGCCGTTCCTGGCGTTGGTCGGCGGGAGACGTGAACCCGCCGCGGCCGGCCGGCTCGAGGCCGAGCTGGCCGCGCTGGCGACTGCCGCGCCGGAGCAACGCCGCGGCGGGATGGAGGCGTTTTTGCAGCAACAGGTGGCGGCGGTGCTCGGGTTCAAGGACGGCCGGCTGCCGGAGGTGCGCCAGGGCTTCTTCGCGCTCGGCATGGACTCGATGATGGCGGTGGACCTTGGGCGGCGGCTGTCGCAGGCGTGCGGCCGGACGTTGTCGTCGACGCTGGTGTTCGACCACGCCAGCATTCACCTGCTCGCGGCGCATCTGGTGGAAACGCTGTTCGGCGCCGATGGGCGGATCGCCGCGCCGGCGGCGCCGACTGCCGCGGCGGAAACAGCGGGGGCGGCAACGGCGGCCGAGGAAACCGATGTGGAGACCGCGCTCGCGCAGCGGCTCGAAAAATTGGAGTCGTTGATTCGCTCCACGTGA